One part of the Natator depressus isolate rNatDep1 chromosome 28, rNatDep2.hap1, whole genome shotgun sequence genome encodes these proteins:
- the LOC141978982 gene encoding uncharacterized protein LOC141978982: MQKNYENVTSLAGDAMACDKEEQNSQQENVEQVDKDRALSQRPKRNVSRSHEQEKSSEIQHRPEREQGNQPGEEVGKLISCQGTQKDFKETTTQQEILRGKRKNTCTECGKTLRHYSALIKHQRIHTGKKPCECSECGKTFKRSSNLITHQRIHTGERPYKCSECGKTFNHSSHLITHQRIHTGERPYKCSECGKTFNHSSHLLRHQRIHTGERPYECSECGKSFTCTSDLFQHQRIHTGERPYECSECGKTFTTSSALSEHQRIHTGERPYKCSECEESFPRSSALSEHQKIHTGVRPYECRECGKTFNRISTLIRHQRIHTGERPYECNECGKNFTHRSALSEHQNIHTGVRPYECTECRKTFNRSSNLIRHQTIHTGERPYKCSECGKSFTCTSDLFQHQRIHTGERPYECHKCGNTFSWHSAHVRHQRICKGDQHHKNL, from the exons ATGCAGAAGAACTATGagaatgtgacctcgctgg CAGGTGATGCAATGGCATGTGACAAAGAGGAGCAGAATTCTCAGCAGGAAAATGTTGAGCAAGTGGATAAAGACAGAGCACTATCACAAAGACCAAAAAGGAATGTGTCCAGGAGTCATGAGCAGGAAAAATCCTCTGAGATTCAGCACAGACCAGAAAGAGAGCAGGGAAACCAGCCAGGGGAGGAAGTGGGTAAATTAATTTCGTGTCAAGGAACTCAGAAGGACTTCAAGGAAACCACAACACAGCAGGAAATCctcaggggaaagagaaaaaatacatgcactgagtgtgggaaaaccttacGTCACTACTCAGCCCTTAtaaagcatcagagaatccacacaggtaAGAAACCCtgtgaatgcagtgagtgtgggaaaaccttcaaaCGCAGCTCAAACCTTATTacccatcagagaatccacactggggAGAGGCCATataaatgcagtgagtgtgggaaaaccttcaatcACAGTTCACACCTTATTacccatcagagaatccatacagGGGAAAGGCCATataaatgcagtgagtgtgggaaaaccttcaatcACAGTTCACACCTTCTtaggcatcagagaatccacacaggagagagaccctatgaatgcagcgagtgtgggaaaagcttcacttgcACTTCAGACCTTTttcaacatcagagaatccacacaggggagaggccctatgaatgcagtgagtgtgggaaaaccttcactaccagctcagccctttctgaacatcagagaatccacaccggCGAGAGGCCCTATAAATGCAGTGAGTGTGAAGAAAGCTTCCCTAGGAGTTCAGCCCTTTCtgaacatcagaaaatccacaccggtgtgagaccctatgaatgccgtgagtgtgggaaaaccttcaatcGCATCTCGACCCTTATtaggcatcagagaatccacacaggggagaggccctatgaatgcaatgagtgtgggaaaaacttcactcACAGATCAGCCCTTTCTGAACATCAGAATATCCACACTGGTGTGAGACCCTATGAATGCACTGAATGTCGGAAAACCTTCAATCGCAGCTCGAACCTTATTAGGCATCAgacaatccacacaggagagaggccctataaatgcagtgagtgtgggaaaagtttcacttgcACTTCAGACCTTTttcaacatcagagaatccacacaggggagaggccttATGAATGCCATAAGTGTGGGAATACCTTCTCTTGGCACTCAGCCCATGTTAGGCATCAGAGAATCTGCAAGGGAGATCAACACCATAAAAACCTCTAG